The proteins below are encoded in one region of Enhydrobacter sp.:
- a CDS encoding DUF6671 family protein, whose product MAVSAHPYAGGRIGLATIHAKERAIAPPFRRLIDAKVVVAPNLNTDILGTFTGEVPRPDALVETSLLKAELVFRTMDVDCAIASEGSYGPIDRLPFNAGGLEIMAFVDRRRGIRLVETMTTHRTNWRLMAFEAGDPSVPQAVKSLGFPDYGVFVIRGSVGGYTVKDLATVDDVVAAVDREARRSEDGKALVVADMRAHRNPTRMKVLRALAWRLARRLATLCPRCGAPGFGHMLSPRGLPCEACGEPTHWIDFEVDGCACCGHAVARPRSDGRRTAPRLSCSACHG is encoded by the coding sequence GTGGCCGTGTCAGCTCATCCTTATGCCGGTGGCCGGATCGGCCTTGCGACGATCCATGCCAAGGAGCGCGCCATCGCTCCTCCGTTCCGTCGCCTGATCGATGCCAAGGTCGTCGTCGCGCCCAATCTGAACACCGACATCCTTGGCACGTTCACGGGCGAGGTTCCGCGACCCGATGCCCTGGTCGAGACATCCCTGCTCAAGGCGGAGCTCGTGTTCCGCACCATGGATGTCGACTGCGCGATTGCGAGCGAGGGCAGCTACGGGCCGATCGACCGCTTGCCGTTCAACGCCGGCGGCCTCGAAATCATGGCCTTCGTCGACCGCAGGCGCGGCATTCGCCTCGTGGAGACGATGACGACACACCGCACCAACTGGCGCCTGATGGCCTTCGAGGCCGGTGATCCCTCGGTGCCGCAGGCGGTGAAATCACTGGGTTTTCCCGACTATGGCGTGTTCGTGATCCGCGGCAGCGTCGGCGGCTACACTGTCAAGGACCTCGCTACCGTCGACGATGTCGTGGCGGCCGTCGATCGGGAGGCACGGCGCTCGGAGGACGGCAAGGCGCTGGTGGTGGCCGACATGCGGGCCCATCGCAATCCGACGCGCATGAAGGTGCTGCGGGCGCTCGCGTGGCGGCTCGCCAGGCGGTTGGCGACGCTCTGTCCGAGATGTGGGGCGCCGGGCTTCGGACACATGCTGTCGCCCCGCGGCCTGCCCTGCGAGGCATGCGGCGAGCCCACGCACTGGATCGACTTCGAGGTCGACGGCTGCGCCTGCTGCGGCCATGCTGTCGCTCGGCCGCGCAGCGACGGTCGACGGACGGCGCCCAGGCTTTCCTGCAGCGCCTGTCACGGCTGA